From one Macellibacteroides fermentans genomic stretch:
- a CDS encoding sensor protein KdpD: MDREQNIERFVNLLKRSRRGNLKIYIGMIAGVGKSYRMLQEAHELIRNGIDVQIGFIETHERPETAALIEGLTEIPRKKLFYKGKELEEMDLQSILTIHPEVVIVDELAHTNVEGSIHSKRWQDVLDILDAGISVITAVNIQHLEGISEIVSDIAGFEIKERVPDSLLADADEVVNIDLTADELLTRLKSGKIYKQDKIHHALANFFKPETILQLRELALKEVALRVEKKVISTIPVNSGIRHEKFLACISSHEKTPRKVIHKVARLATRFNASFVVLYVQTPKEHPDKIPLANQRYLSNHFKLATELGGEVIQIKSSHVSKGIIKACEENQITTVCIGKPELGFISLLYSLFIYRWFVNRLYKFNIDLIVLT, from the coding sequence ATGGATAGAGAGCAAAATATTGAACGGTTTGTAAATCTTCTGAAAAGATCCCGCCGGGGAAATCTTAAGATTTATATCGGGATGATCGCGGGTGTAGGCAAATCATACAGAATGCTTCAAGAAGCTCATGAATTGATTCGTAATGGAATTGATGTGCAGATTGGTTTTATAGAAACGCATGAACGTCCGGAGACGGCGGCCTTGATAGAGGGACTTACCGAAATTCCTAGGAAAAAGCTTTTCTATAAGGGCAAAGAGTTGGAAGAGATGGATTTACAATCTATTTTAACCATTCATCCCGAAGTTGTCATAGTCGATGAATTGGCACATACCAATGTTGAAGGTAGCATCCATTCCAAACGTTGGCAGGACGTTCTCGATATATTGGATGCAGGTATTAGTGTAATAACTGCAGTTAATATACAGCATCTGGAAGGTATCAGCGAGATTGTAAGTGATATTGCCGGATTTGAAATAAAAGAACGTGTGCCAGACAGTCTTTTGGCTGATGCCGATGAGGTAGTAAATATTGATCTTACTGCAGATGAACTTCTTACCCGGCTTAAGAGTGGAAAGATATATAAACAGGATAAGATACATCATGCACTGGCTAATTTCTTCAAACCGGAAACGATTCTACAACTAAGGGAACTTGCTCTTAAAGAGGTGGCGCTTCGGGTGGAAAAGAAAGTTATCAGTACCATTCCGGTAAACAGCGGAATCAGACACGAGAAATTTCTGGCCTGCATAAGTAGTCATGAGAAAACTCCGCGTAAGGTTATACATAAGGTTGCCAGATTAGCCACTCGTTTTAATGCCTCTTTTGTGGTATTGTATGTACAGACACCGAAAGAGCATCCGGATAAGATTCCATTAGCGAATCAACGGTATCTATCCAACCATTTTAAGTTGGCAACCGAATTAGGAGGAGAGGTGATTCAAATCAAGTCGTCTCATGTAAGTAAAGGAATAATAAAAGCTTGTGAAGAAAATCAGATTACCACGGTTTGCATTGGAAAACCGGAATTGGGTTTTATTTCTTTGCTATATTCACTGTTTATATACAGATGGTTCGTAAATAGGCTTTATAAATTTAACATTGATCTAATTGTTTTGACATGA
- a CDS encoding potassium-transporting ATPase subunit C: MKTDLIKAFKLTLAFCLLLSVGYIGVLWMFAKLEGPANGTVEMLSVKNREVGAVLVGQEFTRNDLFWGRPSAVDYKADGSGGSNYGPDNSEYLAIVKKRIDKFLIAHPYLKREEVPAELVTASGSGLDPHIPVKAAYVQIERVADARHLSVTPLRALVDELAEKPIGGPSVVNVLKLNVNLIKITE; the protein is encoded by the coding sequence ATGAAGACTGATTTAATTAAAGCATTTAAACTAACATTGGCTTTTTGCTTGTTGTTAAGTGTTGGATATATAGGCGTTTTATGGATGTTTGCCAAATTAGAAGGTCCTGCCAATGGAACTGTTGAAATGTTATCGGTGAAAAATCGTGAAGTCGGAGCTGTTTTGGTTGGGCAGGAATTTACCCGGAACGATTTGTTCTGGGGCAGACCTTCGGCGGTAGATTACAAGGCAGACGGATCCGGTGGTAGTAATTATGGTCCCGATAATTCAGAATACCTTGCAATTGTGAAAAAACGTATTGATAAATTTTTGATAGCACATCCATATCTTAAAAGAGAAGAAGTCCCGGCCGAACTTGTTACTGCCAGTGGAAGCGGTCTGGATCCACATATTCCTGTAAAAGCGGCTTATGTACAGATAGAGAGAGTTGCTGATGCAAGACATTTGTCGGTTACCCCTCTACGTGCATTGGTAGATGAACTTGCCGAAAAACCAATAGGAGGACCATCCGTAGTGAATGTACTTAAATTAAATGTGAATTTGATTAAAATAACGGAATAA
- a CDS encoding IS4 family transposase: MHKDKFVFSQLIVFLDRNKFNYIVRKHDGDKYVKHFTCWNQLLSLMFGQLSNRESLRDLIIALDAHHSKCYHLGIGRNVSRSSLARANQDRDYHIFEEYAYYLINEARQKRATEIFKLGGNIYAFDSTTIDLCLAVFWWAKFRKKKGGIKVHTLYDVETQIPAFIHITEAAVHDSKAMKEIPYESGSYYIFDRAYNNFKMLYKVHQIDAFFVVRAKKNLQYKSIKWKRRLPKNVLSDVTIELIGFYPKQYYPEQFRLVRYWDEEQKREFVFLTNAMHISALQVAELYKNRWQVELFFKWLKQHLKIKKFWGTTENAVRVQIYSAICTYCLVAIVQHDMQLDRSTYEVLQILSISLTDKTLLRDLFDKTKFQNDKERFGPNGPNLFNYK, from the coding sequence ATGCATAAGGATAAATTCGTTTTCTCTCAACTGATAGTATTCTTAGATAGAAACAAGTTCAACTACATCGTTCGCAAGCATGATGGCGACAAATATGTAAAGCATTTCACTTGTTGGAATCAACTTCTATCTTTGATGTTCGGACAACTCTCCAATCGTGAAAGTTTGAGAGATTTGATTATCGCTCTTGATGCCCATCACTCTAAATGTTATCACTTGGGAATAGGAAGGAATGTATCAAGATCATCTCTGGCAAGAGCCAATCAAGATAGAGACTATCACATCTTTGAAGAGTATGCCTACTACCTGATAAACGAAGCAAGACAAAAGCGTGCCACAGAAATCTTTAAACTCGGAGGGAACATCTATGCTTTCGATTCGACAACCATTGATTTGTGTCTGGCCGTATTCTGGTGGGCAAAATTCCGCAAGAAAAAAGGTGGTATTAAAGTACATACATTATACGATGTGGAAACACAGATACCTGCATTCATTCATATCACTGAAGCGGCAGTACACGATTCAAAGGCAATGAAAGAAATCCCTTATGAATCTGGTTCTTACTACATCTTTGACCGGGCTTATAACAATTTTAAGATGTTGTATAAAGTTCATCAGATTGACGCATTCTTCGTTGTCAGGGCAAAGAAAAACCTGCAATACAAATCCATCAAATGGAAACGCAGACTCCCCAAGAATGTACTTTCAGATGTGACAATCGAATTGATTGGTTTTTATCCCAAGCAATACTATCCCGAGCAGTTCCGGCTTGTAAGATACTGGGATGAAGAACAAAAACGAGAGTTTGTATTTCTAACCAATGCGATGCACATTTCTGCTCTTCAGGTGGCTGAACTTTACAAGAACCGCTGGCAAGTAGAGTTGTTTTTCAAATGGCTGAAGCAGCACCTCAAAATCAAGAAGTTTTGGGGTACTACCGAAAACGCTGTCCGGGTTCAAATCTATTCAGCCATATGTACATACTGCCTGGTGGCAATCGTTCAACACGATATGCAACTGGATAGAAGTACATACGAAGTTCTTCAAATATTAAGCATTTCATTGACTGATAAAACTCTTCTTCGAGACCTCTTTGATAAAACTAAATTTCAAAATGACAAAGAACGATTTGGACCAAATGGGCCAAATTTATTTAATTATAAATAA